From the Pirellulales bacterium genome, one window contains:
- a CDS encoding NUDIX hydrolase yields MRRSHRLPDGRVASREVIEHPGAVAIIPLVDDDHVCLIRNYRLAVQKWLLEIPAGTLEPGEPPAVTAMRELAEETGYTAQSLTPLCQMVFSPGILHERMHIFVATGLTPGETRLEFGEQIDKEIMPLNEALAMIECGEVEDAKTVAALLLYDRRRNLAR; encoded by the coding sequence GTGCGACGATCGCACCGACTCCCCGACGGGCGGGTGGCTTCGCGCGAAGTGATCGAGCATCCCGGTGCCGTGGCAATTATCCCGCTCGTGGATGACGACCACGTCTGCCTGATTCGCAACTACAGGCTGGCTGTACAAAAATGGCTGCTGGAAATCCCGGCTGGGACACTTGAGCCGGGCGAACCGCCGGCTGTCACCGCGATGCGCGAACTGGCCGAAGAAACCGGCTACACCGCGCAATCGCTTACCCCGTTGTGCCAGATGGTTTTCTCGCCGGGCATCCTGCACGAACGCATGCACATTTTCGTAGCCACGGGTTTGACGCCGGGCGAAACGCGGCTGGAATTCGGCGAGCAGATCGACAAGGAAATCATGCCACTCAACGAAGCACTTGCCATGATCGAGTGTGGCGAGGTGGAAGACGCCAAAACCGTGGCCGCGCTTCTTTTATACGACCGCCGGCGGAATCTGGCGCGCTAG
- a CDS encoding BlaI/MecI/CopY family transcriptional regulator, with protein sequence MAKATTGLTAAQLAIMGLFWDEGELGVAQVWQLLGKRRRVARNTVQTTLARLAEKGWLLVHRDGNTDYFRAARPRNAVVRGIIGQLVDTVFAGSTSGLIATLLEDRRISSEEAERIQQLIARAERGK encoded by the coding sequence ATGGCAAAAGCGACGACCGGGCTGACGGCCGCACAACTGGCGATCATGGGCCTCTTCTGGGATGAAGGGGAGTTGGGGGTCGCGCAGGTTTGGCAGCTTCTCGGCAAGCGCCGTCGCGTGGCGCGCAATACGGTACAGACCACGCTCGCGCGGCTGGCCGAAAAGGGATGGTTGCTCGTGCATCGCGACGGAAATACCGACTATTTTCGCGCCGCTCGGCCGCGCAACGCGGTGGTACGAGGCATCATCGGACAATTGGTCGACACCGTCTTTGCCGGTTCGACCAGTGGGCTGATCGCAACTTTGCTTGAAGATCGCCGGATATCATCGGAGGAAGCCGAAAGGATTCAGCAGCTCATTGCCCGAGCTGAGCGAGGGAAATGA
- a CDS encoding M56 family metallopeptidase: MIGAALDSWVIARTSIGAVLTVISILLAIGIGVQFTGRRSAAWRHAILFWTLVAVGCCPMFAIVLPRFDIAPVNRAAMLPSEIVAVQPTASSETVSQRVNGPSQPNDLSASFFVAMWMIGAVVGSLRIGHGWRTMRRLMVSAVPMSSECAETIFSRTSEILGRPAPPVLVSAEVSVPMAVGLVRPRVLIPRSLVNRLPADQLLLVIVHESAHAIRRDPLIGLYQRWVAACLWFHPLVYVANRLMDTAREELCDTYALRLGSPADFARMLLTIAETIGDQRDVLLATPMLRSKNRLEQRITNLLKPGRRTMIRLRCGKSIMIATTFLLGACLLTTFATPPAARALVNEPEPLLGQAEEKDADPAATPGAGYDLSHRVDFQVGATQLLEGDNLTVDEVFGTSDKIEKGNLYVVKGTYRLLSHDSAQLAAYVTTSSKSAFRSTPTQKTQSIMIDKGKGKFSLIFYMWDDGWPHLSYYPASGGESFSAIYFGTGESLLTRGWWEKGDAAGRK; this comes from the coding sequence ATGATTGGCGCCGCACTCGATAGTTGGGTGATCGCACGCACCTCGATCGGCGCCGTGCTGACGGTGATCTCGATCTTACTGGCCATCGGAATTGGCGTCCAATTCACTGGTCGCCGGTCGGCAGCATGGCGGCATGCGATTCTATTTTGGACGCTAGTCGCGGTCGGGTGCTGTCCGATGTTCGCGATCGTTTTGCCGCGTTTCGATATCGCGCCTGTAAATCGAGCAGCGATGTTGCCGTCTGAGATCGTGGCCGTTCAGCCGACTGCGTCATCGGAGACCGTATCGCAACGTGTGAATGGTCCAAGCCAGCCCAATGATTTGAGCGCCAGCTTTTTCGTGGCGATGTGGATGATTGGAGCAGTCGTCGGTTCATTGCGAATCGGGCATGGCTGGCGGACTATGCGGCGCCTGATGGTCTCTGCAGTACCGATGTCGAGCGAATGTGCCGAGACGATTTTCTCACGAACTTCGGAGATCCTCGGCCGTCCCGCGCCGCCCGTGCTGGTGTCGGCGGAAGTTTCTGTGCCGATGGCCGTTGGGCTGGTACGACCGCGAGTTTTGATCCCACGGTCCCTCGTCAACCGGCTTCCGGCGGATCAACTTCTGCTCGTGATCGTGCATGAAAGTGCTCACGCGATACGGCGTGATCCTTTGATTGGGCTTTACCAACGTTGGGTCGCGGCCTGTTTGTGGTTTCATCCGCTGGTTTATGTCGCGAATCGGCTCATGGATACTGCGCGTGAAGAGTTGTGCGACACATATGCGCTTCGCCTCGGCAGCCCGGCCGATTTCGCGCGAATGCTATTAACGATTGCCGAGACAATCGGTGACCAACGCGATGTGCTACTGGCCACGCCGATGCTTCGATCGAAGAATCGGCTCGAGCAACGAATCACCAACCTTTTGAAACCAGGGAGAAGAACGATGATTCGACTGCGATGTGGCAAATCGATCATGATTGCGACCACGTTCTTGCTCGGCGCGTGTCTGCTAACCACCTTCGCGACTCCACCGGCCGCGCGAGCGCTGGTCAATGAGCCGGAACCATTGTTGGGGCAAGCCGAAGAGAAAGACGCGGATCCCGCGGCAACTCCGGGCGCCGGCTATGATCTTTCGCACAGAGTTGATTTCCAGGTTGGCGCAACGCAGCTGCTGGAGGGGGACAACCTGACGGTGGACGAAGTGTTCGGCACGTCCGACAAAATCGAAAAGGGAAATCTGTACGTGGTCAAGGGGACGTACCGCCTGTTGTCACACGATAGCGCGCAACTCGCAGCCTACGTAACGACTAGTAGCAAATCGGCATTTCGTTCAACGCCTACGCAAAAGACGCAGTCGATCATGATCGACAAAGGAAAAGGCAAATTCTCGTTGATCTTTTACATGTGGGACGACGGCTGGCCTCACTTAAGCTACTATCCGGCCAGCGGCGGTGAATCATTCTCGGCCATTTATTTTGGCACGGGTGAGAGCCTGCTGACGCGCGGTTGGTGGGAGAAGGGCGATGCGGCCGGGCGAAAGTAA
- a CDS encoding glycine cleavage T C-terminal barrel domain-containing protein — protein sequence MHGSLKSSLEAAGATYEATDNATPRNFGDTAAEYAVLSSAVGLVDLSDRTQIELTGADRQSFLHNLSTNEVRRLATGAGCEAFLCNVQGHTLALVNIFCGAETLVIETVPGEEAKLLKHLDKYLIREKVELHGRSEPWAELLLAGPRAESLLQGSANALLQRTFDSVTGQLANVPVSIRRVDFTQPTGFLISCDRTLAGDLWKHLRDAGARPCGREAFEIARIEAGTPFYGRDLTDGNLPQELARDARAISFTKGCYIGQETVARLDALGHVNRTLCGVRFAGPEVPPVGIEFTDDAGKSLGQVTSAAFSPRLNAPLALAYVRRGSNAPGTKIATAAGPAEVISLPIGD from the coding sequence ATGCACGGATCGTTGAAATCATCACTCGAGGCCGCCGGCGCGACTTACGAGGCCACCGATAACGCAACTCCGAGGAACTTTGGTGACACCGCGGCCGAGTACGCAGTATTGAGCAGTGCCGTAGGCCTGGTTGACCTCAGCGACCGCACTCAGATCGAACTGACGGGTGCCGACCGGCAGAGTTTTCTGCACAACCTGAGTACGAACGAAGTCCGTCGCCTGGCCACGGGGGCTGGCTGCGAAGCGTTCTTGTGCAATGTGCAAGGGCACACGCTGGCGCTCGTGAACATTTTTTGCGGCGCCGAAACTCTGGTTATCGAAACCGTGCCTGGCGAGGAAGCCAAGCTGCTTAAGCACTTGGACAAATACCTAATTCGCGAAAAGGTCGAGCTGCATGGTCGTAGCGAGCCATGGGCTGAATTGCTTCTGGCCGGGCCGAGAGCAGAATCGCTTCTGCAGGGGTCGGCCAACGCACTCCTCCAACGCACCTTCGACAGCGTCACGGGCCAACTCGCGAACGTGCCGGTCTCGATTCGTCGTGTAGATTTTACGCAGCCGACTGGGTTCTTGATTTCCTGCGACCGGACACTCGCGGGCGATCTTTGGAAACATCTGCGCGATGCTGGCGCACGCCCCTGCGGCCGTGAAGCCTTCGAAATAGCGCGGATCGAGGCCGGCACACCGTTCTACGGACGCGATCTGACCGACGGCAACCTGCCGCAGGAACTGGCGCGCGACGCCCGGGCGATCAGCTTCACCAAGGGTTGCTACATCGGCCAGGAAACCGTCGCACGGCTCGACGCACTTGGTCACGTCAATCGCACGCTGTGCGGAGTCCGGTTCGCGGGCCCCGAGGTTCCACCCGTCGGCATCGAGTTCACCGACGACGCCGGCAAGTCGCTTGGACAGGTCACCTCGGCAGCCTTCTCGCCACGGCTCAACGCACCACTCGCCCTGGCCTATGTGCGCCGCGGTTCGAACGCGCCCGGAACAAAGATCGCAACTGCCGCCGGCCCGGCAGAAGTGATATCACTGCCGATCGGGGACTGA
- a CDS encoding Flp family type IVb pilin, translating into MTLIRQFLSDSEATTAVEYAVMLAMIIASVIAAVGAVGAQSGGMWAGIRGGLNAAGFGS; encoded by the coding sequence ATGACCCTAATTCGCCAATTCTTGAGCGATTCCGAAGCGACGACGGCCGTCGAATACGCCGTGATGTTGGCCATGATCATCGCCAGCGTCATTGCCGCCGTCGGAGCAGTTGGTGCCCAATCGGGCGGAATGTGGGCTGGCATTCGAGGTGGTTTGAATGCCGCCGGTTTCGGCTCGTAA
- a CDS encoding redoxin domain-containing protein: MAHRRPIMFRAVLAFAAGLGVAVALTIQSGCNHATSKPIEAPPTARKLLDRMVETYRKAHSYADSGQLRLSYRKQGADLTTQSADESVTFVRPNKLRMHCYQAIVVCDGKQLRATVADLPGQVLDVAAPAELKREDLFTDEILAGVLTQGLAGESIQLALLMLDDPLKPILEGADEPTLLPARELDGDECQRVEVKRPDGNVVFWIDQKNVLRRLDYPTDDLKKQITQHEQAPVSEVALACEFKGARINERIADVAFEFSPPAEAKLVKRFAVQPEPLQKMLGQKIGKFEFLDLDGKPVGRDSLSGKVVVIDFWATWCGWCFKGLPNLQQVYDQYRDNDRVAIVTVSTDEVSVSNNDLSAAFDKAGLKMPILRDIDQQSRSMFEVQGLPTMFLLGPDGTVESIDVGYQPKLAAELPRKIDRLLAGDSLYQQALREHQARQQAFESSLASGNAEVTEAADIPKAQIASQSDPRHVKLHALWHSDEATKPGNITAAEEADGTTRLYVNDGWRTVVALDGQGQLAGRYELDLPEEAAISFLRTATDGQGQRYFTGSASAQQQLFVFDSNFKKVLAFPEGEHAGISDVRLADMDNDGQLELSVAYWGTVGVQSVTLDGQRRWADRTLENVFCLAVTNPGGNGQRELLAADGRGMLVPIDNEGKQGTPISLTGRFLRWVVAADLNGDGQSEYCAIASTKVGVEAIVGLSPNGDVLWNYDLPVGAHPNAALEMITSGQVLSEGKQWVVAGSDGSIHILSADGKPLDQFHVGAAISGVAVAPINGQGALIVATDKGVDAWRLAE; this comes from the coding sequence ATGGCACATCGCCGTCCCATCATGTTTCGGGCTGTATTGGCATTTGCCGCCGGGTTGGGCGTAGCCGTGGCGCTAACGATTCAATCGGGCTGCAACCACGCTACGAGCAAACCGATCGAGGCGCCGCCAACGGCGCGCAAGCTGCTGGATCGGATGGTCGAGACGTATCGCAAGGCGCATAGTTACGCTGACAGTGGGCAGCTCCGGCTCTCGTACCGTAAGCAGGGAGCGGACCTGACGACTCAATCAGCGGACGAATCGGTGACCTTTGTCCGCCCGAACAAGCTCCGCATGCACTGTTATCAGGCGATCGTCGTGTGCGACGGCAAGCAATTGCGCGCCACGGTGGCGGACTTGCCAGGGCAGGTGCTCGACGTCGCGGCACCCGCGGAGCTAAAGCGCGAGGATCTGTTCACCGACGAAATCCTTGCCGGCGTTCTCACGCAAGGCCTGGCCGGCGAATCAATTCAACTGGCGCTTTTGATGCTCGACGATCCGCTCAAGCCGATCCTGGAAGGAGCCGACGAACCAACGTTGTTGCCGGCCCGTGAACTGGATGGGGACGAATGCCAACGCGTCGAGGTCAAGCGTCCGGACGGCAACGTCGTCTTCTGGATCGATCAGAAGAACGTACTTCGCCGTCTCGATTATCCGACCGATGACCTGAAAAAGCAGATCACGCAGCACGAGCAGGCCCCGGTGAGCGAGGTCGCGCTGGCGTGCGAGTTCAAGGGAGCGCGGATCAACGAGCGAATCGCGGACGTGGCCTTCGAATTCTCGCCCCCCGCGGAAGCTAAGCTCGTTAAGCGATTCGCCGTGCAGCCTGAACCGCTGCAGAAAATGCTTGGTCAAAAGATCGGCAAGTTCGAGTTCCTCGATCTCGACGGCAAGCCGGTCGGCCGTGATTCGCTGTCGGGCAAGGTGGTGGTTATCGACTTTTGGGCGACCTGGTGCGGCTGGTGTTTCAAGGGATTACCCAATCTGCAGCAGGTATATGACCAGTACCGCGACAATGATCGGGTCGCGATCGTGACCGTCAGCACGGACGAAGTCAGTGTCAGCAACAATGATCTTTCGGCTGCCTTCGACAAGGCCGGCCTGAAGATGCCGATTCTGCGCGACATCGATCAGCAATCACGTTCCATGTTCGAAGTGCAGGGCTTGCCGACCATGTTTCTGCTGGGCCCGGATGGCACGGTGGAATCGATCGACGTCGGCTATCAACCGAAACTAGCCGCCGAACTACCGCGCAAGATCGATCGGCTGCTGGCGGGCGACAGCCTGTATCAACAGGCACTGCGCGAACACCAGGCCCGGCAGCAGGCTTTTGAATCTTCGCTCGCCTCGGGTAATGCCGAAGTGACCGAGGCGGCCGATATTCCGAAGGCACAAATCGCGTCGCAAAGCGATCCGCGGCACGTCAAGCTGCACGCCCTGTGGCATTCGGACGAGGCTACCAAGCCTGGCAATATCACGGCGGCGGAAGAGGCCGACGGCACGACGCGCCTGTACGTGAATGATGGCTGGCGAACGGTCGTGGCGCTCGACGGGCAGGGGCAGTTGGCGGGCCGATATGAACTGGACCTACCCGAGGAAGCCGCGATCAGCTTTCTACGCACGGCAACTGATGGCCAGGGGCAGCGTTATTTCACCGGCTCGGCGAGCGCTCAACAGCAGTTGTTTGTCTTCGATAGCAACTTCAAAAAGGTGCTCGCCTTCCCCGAGGGAGAACACGCCGGCATTTCCGACGTTCGCCTGGCGGACATGGACAACGACGGTCAACTGGAGTTGAGTGTCGCCTACTGGGGCACCGTGGGCGTGCAAAGTGTTACGCTCGATGGGCAGCGCCGCTGGGCTGACCGTACACTGGAAAACGTCTTTTGCCTGGCGGTCACGAATCCCGGCGGAAATGGTCAACGCGAACTCTTGGCGGCGGATGGACGCGGCATGCTGGTGCCGATCGATAACGAGGGGAAGCAGGGCACGCCGATCTCGCTGACCGGACGCTTTTTGCGTTGGGTTGTTGCCGCTGATCTCAACGGTGATGGCCAAAGCGAGTACTGCGCGATTGCGTCGACCAAGGTCGGCGTTGAGGCGATTGTTGGATTGTCACCGAATGGCGACGTGCTGTGGAATTACGATTTGCCGGTCGGAGCGCACCCAAACGCCGCGCTGGAAATGATCACCAGCGGTCAGGTTCTGAGCGAAGGAAAGCAGTGGGTCGTGGCCGGATCGGACGGCTCGATCCATATCTTGTCAGCCGATGGCAAACCGCTCGACCAGTTCCATGTCGGCGCCGCAATTTCGGGCGTGGCCGTGGCGCCGATCAATGGTCAGGGCGCGTTGATCGTCGCAACAGATAAGGGCGTCGACGCGTGGCGATTGGCTGAATAG
- a CDS encoding DUF4097 family beta strand repeat-containing protein, producing the protein MFAYVQHPRGTYFPYARLAFLAMLLPLAGCIEVGRNRAESEETRQIPTVGTKKVAVKTDNGLVRVRPAAEGGDAIEVHAKIRAEGSSEADAQECLQAIEITTPVSGSNDSTQEIGWAWREPRHSGWRASVSFEITMPHTLELDVQTKNGQIDVVGITADCKLHTENGAVRAVAATNELTAESSNGAITVESPASEIHLQSNNGAIRAALTNDSDVSGSIKTHNGGVKVSLAKSAATNLECHTSSGRIRSDVQLSDVDRKGRSRLKGKHAGGGEVLEIETHNGGITLKPYSSDNKDDADDD; encoded by the coding sequence ATGTTCGCCTACGTCCAACACCCGCGCGGAACATACTTTCCCTACGCGAGGCTCGCCTTTTTGGCCATGCTCCTACCTTTGGCCGGGTGCATCGAAGTCGGCCGAAACCGTGCCGAAAGTGAGGAAACGCGCCAGATCCCCACCGTGGGTACGAAGAAGGTCGCCGTGAAAACCGACAATGGCCTCGTTCGGGTTCGCCCAGCCGCCGAAGGAGGCGACGCGATCGAAGTTCACGCCAAGATTCGTGCCGAAGGATCCAGCGAAGCCGACGCTCAAGAATGCCTGCAGGCGATCGAAATCACCACGCCCGTCTCAGGCTCTAACGACTCGACGCAAGAAATCGGCTGGGCATGGCGCGAACCACGCCACTCGGGGTGGCGGGCGTCAGTATCGTTCGAAATCACGATGCCGCACACGCTCGAACTCGACGTACAGACCAAGAATGGCCAGATCGACGTCGTGGGGATCACCGCGGATTGCAAACTACACACCGAAAACGGAGCCGTCCGCGCCGTCGCTGCCACAAACGAGCTGACCGCCGAGAGCAGCAACGGAGCGATCACGGTCGAATCGCCCGCCAGCGAAATACACCTGCAGAGTAACAATGGCGCCATTCGCGCCGCGCTAACCAACGATAGCGACGTCTCAGGCAGTATCAAAACGCACAACGGTGGCGTTAAGGTTAGCCTCGCCAAGTCGGCCGCGACTAACCTGGAGTGTCACACGTCCAGCGGACGCATCCGCAGTGACGTGCAACTAAGCGATGTCGATCGCAAAGGACGCTCGCGTCTCAAAGGCAAACATGCCGGTGGAGGCGAAGTCCTGGAAATCGAAACGCACAACGGCGGGATTACGCTCAAGCCGTATTCGTCGGACAACAAAGACGATGCGGATGATGACTAA
- a CDS encoding site-2 protease family protein has translation MRDLLGWNLSLGRWAGIQVRVHVFFLLLVVVALELSWQHDPKGELIVDVAVVLAILFVSVLAHELGHCFAARRMGGRADQIMLWPLGGLVSINLSHQPQEELVTAAAGPLVNFFICLTALPALALFGADVRPLLNPLAAPENVEGMNALFVLELTAWINWLLVLVNLLPAYPLDGGRVLRSIVWQRKGYRTAVIVVARVAKFTAVATWIAAWAVHSQYAFATLPLSLLGFLLFFSAKQETDRLQDRESDDGVFGYDFSQGYTSLERNFTATPRKNPGLLRQWLDGRREARRVRQQRTEEEDDRRVDEVLARLHEVGRDGLSDDDRALLDRVSARYRNRQRG, from the coding sequence ATGCGAGACTTGCTCGGATGGAATCTTTCGCTGGGGCGGTGGGCTGGCATCCAGGTGCGGGTCCACGTCTTTTTTCTGCTGCTGGTCGTCGTTGCGTTGGAGTTGAGTTGGCAGCATGACCCCAAAGGGGAATTGATCGTCGATGTGGCGGTCGTGCTGGCCATCCTGTTCGTTAGCGTGCTGGCGCACGAACTGGGACATTGCTTTGCGGCACGCCGCATGGGTGGTCGCGCCGATCAGATCATGCTCTGGCCCTTAGGGGGGCTGGTCTCGATCAATCTGTCGCACCAGCCTCAGGAAGAACTGGTCACAGCGGCGGCGGGACCGCTTGTAAACTTCTTCATCTGCCTGACGGCGCTACCGGCATTGGCTTTGTTCGGCGCCGATGTTCGCCCGCTGTTAAACCCGCTGGCCGCGCCGGAAAACGTCGAGGGGATGAATGCACTGTTCGTTCTGGAACTGACAGCCTGGATCAATTGGTTGTTGGTGCTGGTCAACCTGCTGCCGGCCTATCCGCTCGACGGTGGCCGAGTGCTGCGCAGTATCGTGTGGCAGCGCAAAGGCTATCGCACCGCCGTGATTGTCGTGGCCCGCGTCGCCAAGTTCACGGCCGTGGCGACCTGGATCGCGGCCTGGGCGGTCCATTCGCAGTACGCATTCGCGACACTCCCGTTGTCGCTGTTGGGTTTCCTGCTGTTTTTCAGCGCCAAGCAGGAAACCGACCGACTGCAGGATCGGGAGTCGGACGATGGCGTATTCGGCTACGATTTCTCGCAAGGCTATACAAGCCTCGAGCGCAACTTCACGGCGACCCCGCGCAAGAATCCCGGACTGCTGCGGCAATGGCTCGATGGACGTCGCGAGGCACGCCGTGTGCGCCAACAGCGAACGGAAGAGGAAGACGACCGTCGTGTCGACGAGGTACTTGCTCGACTGCACGAAGTGGGTCGCGACGGTCTCTCGGACGACGATCGGGCGTTGTTGGATCGGGTCAGCGCGCGATATCGCAATCGGCAGCGTGGCTGA
- a CDS encoding lactate racemase domain-containing protein, translating to MTASLRYGTDDTLELNLPEGRLIAVCGTRIENPLTDVRAATAASLAAPIGFPPLARAVVPGDRVVLALDHDVPRGAEIVGALFDCLVESGVAPADITLLTVQPSDASTELRSLLPSEHRTVATLAIHDAAARDSLGYLAVGSDDEPIYLNRLLCEADVVVPIGCLRCEPAIDYHGMYGGLFPTFSGKQAQDKLFAASLTHAPSDEARNREKIQEVGWLLGVQFTVQVVPGPAGEVLRVLAGMANDVFREGQESCQRAWSSPVPHTAQLVIAAIDGPTSEQTWDNLARALSGASRVVSAGGAIALCTSLAEAPGPTVRVASEAKDLRHALRTLGKHRDAGSLAAVALAQALAELRVYLMSQLDDATVEELGLIPLANPAELKRLAATNASCILISHAQYAVATVDGQ from the coding sequence ATGACTGCCAGCCTACGCTACGGAACGGATGACACGCTCGAGCTGAATCTGCCAGAAGGCCGGCTGATTGCCGTCTGTGGCACGCGCATCGAGAACCCTTTGACGGACGTCCGCGCAGCGACGGCGGCTTCGCTGGCCGCTCCGATCGGCTTTCCGCCTCTGGCACGGGCTGTCGTGCCTGGGGATCGAGTTGTGCTGGCGCTCGACCATGATGTTCCGCGCGGGGCCGAGATCGTGGGGGCCCTATTTGATTGCTTGGTGGAGAGCGGCGTTGCCCCGGCTGATATCACGTTACTCACCGTGCAGCCCAGCGATGCGTCGACCGAACTTCGCTCACTACTCCCGTCAGAACATCGGACCGTGGCCACGCTGGCCATTCACGATGCCGCAGCGCGCGATAGCCTAGGCTACTTGGCGGTGGGATCGGATGACGAGCCGATTTATCTGAATCGACTGCTTTGCGAAGCGGATGTCGTCGTGCCCATCGGCTGTTTGCGCTGCGAGCCGGCGATTGATTACCACGGCATGTACGGCGGACTGTTTCCCACATTTTCGGGAAAGCAAGCACAGGACAAGCTATTCGCCGCCTCGTTAACACATGCTCCGAGTGACGAGGCGCGGAACCGCGAGAAAATCCAGGAGGTGGGCTGGCTATTGGGCGTGCAATTTACGGTGCAGGTGGTGCCCGGTCCCGCCGGCGAAGTGTTGCGTGTTTTGGCCGGCATGGCAAACGACGTATTTCGCGAGGGGCAGGAGTCGTGCCAGCGTGCCTGGTCGAGTCCCGTGCCGCACACGGCGCAGCTTGTGATTGCCGCGATCGACGGACCAACATCGGAACAGACCTGGGATAATTTGGCCCGCGCGCTCAGCGGTGCCTCGCGCGTGGTTTCGGCGGGTGGGGCGATTGCGTTGTGTACTTCGCTCGCCGAAGCGCCGGGACCTACTGTGCGTGTCGCGTCGGAAGCCAAAGATTTACGTCATGCCTTGCGCACGCTCGGAAAACATCGTGACGCAGGGTCGCTGGCAGCAGTGGCCCTGGCGCAGGCGCTTGCCGAGTTGCGGGTCTACCTAATGAGCCAGTTGGACGACGCCACGGTCGAAGAGCTGGGTCTTATTCCGCTGGCAAATCCCGCCGAGCTAAAACGCCTTGCCGCGACGAATGCTTCTTGCATTTTGATTTCCCACGCACAATATGCCGTCGCAACCGTTGATGGCCAATAA